CGATAAAGGTGTGACAGTCAGCTGTATTACCATGGGGCGTCATGGTTCGTTGGCATATTTCCATGACGAATATTATAGTGCTCCTGCATTTCCTGTTTCTGTATTAGATACTACTGGAGCGGGAGACAATTTCCATGGAGCATTTCTTTACTGCTATGCTGTACGCCATTATGACATGGAGAGGACCTTGCGTTTTTGTAACACATTTTCCGCAATTACTTGCACGGGACTTGGGGGACGCTCTCGACAGCTGTGTTTTGAAGAAATCTGGAAAGCAATAGAAAGAGGGGAATATGATGCAAAATAGCGCTGCATATATGACGGAAAAAGGGAAGATAACCATTGTCGATATACCGGTAGCAGAACCTGCTGAAAAAGAAGTGCTCCTTCGCATTGAGTATGTTGGTATCTGTGGCTCAGATGCACATTTTTTAGAGACCGGAATGCGGAAAGGAAAATCGTTTAACTTACCCTTTATCCTGGGACATGAATGTTCTGCAACGATTGTGGAAATCGGAAAAGGAGTTACCAATCTGGCAATAGGAGATCGTGTGACATTTGAGCCGCAAATAACTTGCGGTAAGTGTCACTATTGTCGAGAGGGAAAATATAATCTTTGTCCTCATGTTATTTTCCCATCTGTACCTCCCTATGACGGTATGCTTCGAAAATATACCGCCATACCTGCTTCCGTTATCAGAAAATTGCCTCCGTCAGTAAGTTTTGTAGAAGGTGCGATGATTGAACCTCTTGCCGTCGGGCTTTCGGCTGCAAACAGGGGTGAGGTAACTATCGGCAGCACCGTTATTATTTTAGGAACTGGTTGCATCGGATTAACGACGCTATTGGCATGT
This portion of the Sediminispirochaeta bajacaliforniensis DSM 16054 genome encodes:
- a CDS encoding NAD(P)-dependent alcohol dehydrogenase, translated to MMQNSAAYMTEKGKITIVDIPVAEPAEKEVLLRIEYVGICGSDAHFLETGMRKGKSFNLPFILGHECSATIVEIGKGVTNLAIGDRVTFEPQITCGKCHYCREGKYNLCPHVIFPSVPPYDGMLRKYTAIPASVIRKLPPSVSFVEGAMIEPLAVGLSAANRGEVTIGSTVIILGTGCIGLTTLLACRASGATKIIVVDICDSRLKMARALGADVAIKNSNAIYTDAKLKELTNGEGAEIVFETAGNTHTALLAETVLQRGGRIVHVGNIHDTVPYPFMDLMYKEGEIRTIYRYRNNFNRAIDAVASGIIDIKKIAPRIFPFEKTQEAFDAAIYDAQHTVKAMVAVNTNTDQ